Proteins from a single region of Canis lupus familiaris isolate Mischka breed German Shepherd unplaced genomic scaffold, alternate assembly UU_Cfam_GSD_1.0 chrUn_S708H871, whole genome shotgun sequence:
- the LOC119879380 gene encoding skin secretory protein xP2-like, translating into MSFMMEIWLNYYGDDFHQFPEFPSLIKLLELLRQHMPGTDAHLRALRHLRQFRRLHAAEREAGALARGKHPEPTLECTPAPTVGPAAPWGLAAGAEGLACDEPPAGEAKPLQIVVTAALQEPPAPLGALEEEQAPPPALEVVDVPQPPPNSMEQLASGMEQPVEPPEEPAPAPTVEPGEGSGSEGIVAAGDEDLVKAEMLAPEVKVVHVLVEPMVPCPDEEEPPAPMATPEE; encoded by the exons atgtCCTTCATGATGGAAATATGGCTGAATTATTATGGGGACGACTTTCATCAGTTCCCAGAATTTCCCTCCCTTATAAAACTCCTGGAATTGTTAAGACAGCACATGCCAGGCACAGATGCGCATCTCCGGGCCCTGCGTCACCTGAGGCAATTCAGACGCCTCCATGCAGCAGAGcgagaggctgggg CTTTGGCCCGAGGAAAACACCCTGAACCCACTCTGGAGTGCACCCCAGCTCCGACCGTGGGGCCTGCTGCCCCATggggcctggctgctggggctgagggcttggcCTGCGATGAGCCGCCTGCTGGGGAGGCAAAGCCCCTGCAGATAGTGGTCACTGCTGCCCTGCAggagccccctgcacccctgggagCCCTGGAAGAGGAGCAGGCACCACCCCCTGCTCTCGAGGTCGTGGATGTGCCCCAGCCACCTCCTAACTCGATGGAGCAACTGGCCTCGGGGATGGAGCAACCTGTTGAACCACCCGAGGAGCCCGCCCCAGCTCCAACTGTGGAGCCTGGGGAAGGTTCCGGGTCTGAAGGGATAGTGGCTGCTGGAGATGAGGACTTGGTCAAGGCAGAGATGCTGGCTCCTGAGGTGAAGGTGGTGCACGTGCTGGTCGAACCTATGGTTCCCTGCCCCGATGAGGAGGAGCCACCTGCTCCCATGGCCACCCCGGAAGAGTAG